A window of Rhododendron vialii isolate Sample 1 chromosome 11a, ASM3025357v1 contains these coding sequences:
- the LOC131307048 gene encoding MDIS1-interacting receptor like kinase 2-like yields MGRCTHNLKILHFWELFTQVSYKAEYLKRDGGSSSLYKVRLEGNQLSGNISEDFGIYLNLNYIDLSDYNFYGELSPRWGKRKNLTSLKMSNNNISRGIPLALVEATQLSLLDLSSNHLVGEIPTKFDSLVSLFDLKLNDNQLSGNIPPELGGLPNLVTLNLAANKLSGSIPQELGDCMQLLNLSLSNNRHGENIPLELGQLHGLESLDFGDNLLSSKIPEQFGALQRLKTLNLSHNELDGFLPSSFDSMLALSSVDISNNQMEGPLPHIRAFQEAPFESLRGLPTSWGS; encoded by the exons ATGGGTCGTTGCACCCAcaatttgaaaatcttacacTTTTGGGAGCTTTTTACACAAGTG agttacaaAGCAGaatacttaaaaagggacggagggagtagcagcTTATACAAGGTAAGGCTTGAGGGAAACCAACTTTCGGGAAACATATCAGAAGATTTTGGAATATACCTGAATTTGAATTATATTGACTTGAGCGACTACAATTTCTACGGCGAACTCTCACCAAGATGGGGAAAGCGTAAAAATTTAACAAGTCTCAAAATGTCCAACAATAATATTTCTAGAGGGATACCCCTTGCATTGGTAGAGGCAACTCAACTTTCTTTACTTGATCTCTCTTCAAATCATTTAGTGGGAGAGATCCCAACAAAATTCGATAGTTTGGTTTCTTTGTTCGACCTTAAGTTGAATGACAACCAACTATCAGGTAATATTCCTCCAGAACTCGGCGGCCTTCCAAACTTAGTGACTCTAAATTTGGCAGCTAACAAATTAAGTGGCTCAATCCCTCAAGAGCTAGGGGATTGTATGCAGCTATTGAACTTGAGTTTGAGCAATAATAGACATGGGGAAAACATTCCTTTGGAACTAGGTCAACTCCATGGCCTTGAAAGTCTTGATTTTGGTGATAACTTGTTGTCAAGTAAAATACCCGAGCAGTTTGGAGCGCTACAAAGGTTGAAAACGCTAAATCTCTCCCACAATGAGCTCGATGGTTTCTTACCATCTTCTTTTGATAGTATGTTGGCTCTTTCATCAGTTGATATATCTAACAATCAAATGGAGGGCCCTCTTCCTCATATCAGAGCCTTTCAAGAGGCTCCATTTGAGTCACTTCGAG GCCTGCCAACTTCATGGGGTTCctag
- the LOC131307049 gene encoding LRR receptor-like serine/threonine-protein kinase FLS2, protein MQAVALLAWKANLDNESQSLLSSWVVGSNHCNWIGIGCKRAGRVITHIDLNSHGLRESLWSNSYFYRELVELNHSFPYRNHLSGSIPKEVGMLRSLVYLRLARNNLTGTIPASIGTQKFLVSLAIFDNQLIGSIPPL, encoded by the exons ATGCAAGCAGTGGCGCTCTTGGCGTGGAAAGCTAACCTTGACAACGAAAGTCAATCTCTCTTGTCCTCATGGGTTGTCGGAAGCAACCACTGCAATTGGATTGGAATTGGTTGTAAAAGGGCTGGCAGAGTCATCACTCATATTGACCTTAATAGTCATGGTTTGAGAG AATCTCTTTGGTCCAATTCCTACTTCTATAGGGAACTTGTTGAACTTAATCACTCTTTTCCTTACCGCAATCATCTTTCCGGGTCAATCCCCAAAGAAGTAGGGATGCTAAGGTCTCTCGTTTATCTCAGACTCGCAAGAAACAATCTCACGGGTACAATCCCTGCTTCTATAGGGACCCAAAAATTTCTTGTGTCTTTGGCTATATTTGATAACCAACTTATTGGGTCTATTCCCCCGCTGTGA